Proteins co-encoded in one Cupriavidus nantongensis genomic window:
- a CDS encoding aquaporin: MSTLARRLVAEGLGTALLVAIVVGSGIRAERLAAGDTALALLANSLATGAGLVALLVSLGPVSGGHFNPVVSLSALVQGALAPRDALRYVLVQLAGGVCGVLAAHAMFGEPALAWSAQSRTGASMWWSEFVATFGLVGVGIGTLRSRPQLVPFVVAGYITAGYWFTSSTSFANPALTLACALTDTFTGIRPQDVPGFVLAQIGGGLAATLLFHWLLRKPAAVAPAPVRTLSGATTSATTTATTSAD, encoded by the coding sequence ATGAGTACGCTGGCACGCCGCCTGGTGGCGGAAGGACTTGGCACGGCGCTGCTGGTGGCGATCGTGGTCGGCTCGGGCATTCGTGCCGAGCGCCTGGCTGCCGGCGATACCGCGCTCGCGCTGCTGGCGAACTCGCTCGCCACCGGCGCCGGGCTGGTGGCGTTGCTGGTGTCGCTGGGTCCGGTCTCGGGCGGGCATTTCAACCCGGTGGTGAGCCTGTCGGCGCTGGTGCAGGGCGCGCTGGCGCCGCGCGATGCGCTGCGCTATGTGCTGGTGCAGCTGGCGGGCGGCGTCTGCGGCGTGCTCGCGGCGCATGCCATGTTCGGTGAGCCGGCACTGGCGTGGTCGGCGCAGAGTCGCACCGGCGCGTCGATGTGGTGGAGCGAGTTCGTGGCCACCTTCGGCCTGGTCGGCGTGGGCATCGGCACGCTGCGCAGCCGCCCGCAGCTGGTGCCGTTCGTGGTGGCCGGCTATATCACCGCGGGCTACTGGTTCACGTCGTCGACCTCGTTCGCCAATCCCGCGCTGACGCTGGCCTGCGCGCTGACCGATACCTTCACCGGGATCCGGCCGCAGGATGTGCCGGGCTTCGTGCTGGCACAGATCGGCGGCGGGCTGGCGGCCACGCTGCTGTTCCACTGGCTGTTGCGCAAACCCGCCGCGGTGGCACCGGCGCCGGTCAGGACCCTGAGCGGCGCAACCACCAGCGCAACTACCACCGCAACTACCAGCGCCGATTGA
- a CDS encoding BrnA antitoxin family protein produces the protein MSTKRRIHIPTDAEDKALTRAAQADRDNPPLTDAELARLRPAREVLPRLVGDKAAQALLRPRGRPALPEGQRKVTLNMRCDRDVVEAFKATGDGWQTRINDVLRAYAKSHRMLPSR, from the coding sequence ATGTCAACGAAACGCAGAATCCATATCCCGACTGACGCCGAAGACAAGGCCCTGACCCGCGCAGCGCAGGCCGATCGGGACAACCCGCCGCTTACCGATGCCGAGCTGGCGCGCCTGCGTCCGGCGCGTGAAGTACTGCCCCGGCTGGTCGGCGACAAGGCAGCGCAGGCGCTGCTGCGGCCCCGCGGACGTCCGGCGCTGCCGGAAGGCCAACGCAAGGTGACGCTGAACATGCGTTGCGACCGCGATGTGGTCGAGGCTTTCAAGGCCACTGGCGATGGCTGGCAGACGCGCATCAACGATGTGCTGCGTGCCTATGCCAAGTCGCACCGCATGCTGCCAAGCCGCTGA
- a CDS encoding BrnT family toxin, producing the protein MPLVFDPVKDLANQIKHGVPLALAEAFEMDGALIRDDLRFAYGEGRVIATGLIGTRVFVMVYTMRGETMRVISLRKANRREVLKYVNETQNPYPD; encoded by the coding sequence ATGCCGCTCGTGTTTGATCCGGTCAAGGATCTCGCCAACCAGATCAAGCACGGGGTACCGCTCGCATTGGCCGAAGCGTTCGAGATGGACGGTGCGCTGATACGCGACGACCTGCGGTTTGCATACGGTGAAGGGCGGGTGATCGCGACCGGGCTGATCGGCACCCGTGTGTTTGTGATGGTCTACACGATGCGAGGCGAGACGATGCGCGTGATCAGCTTGCGCAAAGCCAATCGCCGCGAGGTATTGAAGTATGTCAACGAAACGCAGAATCCATATCCCGACTGA
- a CDS encoding response regulator, with product MATILVVDDEMGIRELLSEILSDEGHVVELAENAQQARDYRAAGTPDLVLLDIWMPDTDGVTLLKEWSAQGQLTMPVIMMSGHATIDTAVEATKIGALNFLEKPIALQKLLSAVEQGLARGIERPRSTATAAAAPATVPTAEPGTAATAPEAIAEAAPNGNPARVPEAEMQFSFDMPLREARDLFERAYFEYHLLREHGSMTRVAEKTGLERTHLYRKLKQLGVELGRNKPEPAEH from the coding sequence ATGGCAACCATCCTCGTAGTCGATGACGAAATGGGAATCCGGGAGCTGCTCTCGGAGATCCTCAGCGACGAAGGCCATGTGGTCGAACTCGCGGAAAACGCGCAACAGGCGCGCGATTACCGTGCGGCGGGCACGCCCGATCTGGTGCTGCTCGATATCTGGATGCCCGATACCGATGGCGTCACGCTGCTCAAGGAGTGGTCCGCGCAGGGACAGCTGACCATGCCCGTGATCATGATGTCGGGCCACGCCACCATCGATACCGCGGTCGAGGCCACCAAGATCGGCGCGCTCAATTTCCTGGAAAAGCCGATCGCGCTGCAGAAGCTGCTGTCCGCGGTGGAACAGGGCCTGGCCCGCGGCATCGAACGCCCGCGCAGCACCGCCACGGCCGCCGCCGCACCCGCCACTGTGCCGACAGCGGAACCCGGCACGGCCGCCACCGCGCCCGAGGCCATCGCCGAAGCCGCACCCAACGGCAACCCGGCGCGCGTGCCCGAAGCCGAGATGCAGTTCTCGTTCGACATGCCGCTGCGCGAAGCGCGCGACCTGTTCGAGCGCGCCTATTTCGAGTACCACCTGCTGCGCGAACACGGCAGCATGACCCGCGTCGCCGAGAAGACCGGGCTGGAGCGCACCCACCTGTACCGCAAGCTCAAGCAGCTCGGCGTGGAGCTGGGCCGCAACAAGCCTGAGCCGGCCGAACACTGA
- a CDS encoding sensor histidine kinase — translation MSNPLWDSRFRRVLYRVVAGIIVFLALVLVGLLAGASANTEFFDRYFTLLFKVNLVIGALLVLTVGALAVTLWLRYRRGKFGTRLMTKLAVFFGVVGVLPGVLIYLVSLQFVSRSIESWFDVRVETALEAGLNLGRSTIDSSLADLQVKARLMSEQLAGASGVATSLQLNRLREQYGVQEAAIFTGSGRVLASASSNYASLVPDLPSGVLAEQARLAGGYAAVEGGTDPSSDVGQAAERVDSSHLYRLRVIIPLGAAPGPAQDSVGAASAPRALSRSPRWAGSGLSVERSPEDSPSSGFGLVGETVREERYLQVLHPVPAVLARNADEVQRAYQEYQEKALGRTGLRKMYIGTLTLTLFLAVFIAVMLALLLGGQLARPLLMLLQGTKEVAEGDLSPKRELKSRDELGMLTQQFNQMTRQLAEARLAVEENRAALEQSKAYLESVLQNLTAGVLVFDRRFVLITANPGAERIFRQPFGAVMGLPMEQIPGMGTFGEIVRQAFSDQNTSEVLGGAEHWQKQIELPQGEEQPLTLLVRGARLPGGERDEPGYVIVFDDISDVISAQRSVAWGEVARRLAHEIKNPLTPIQLSAERLQMKLSPKLEGTDADVLKRGAATIVNQVAAMKRMVDDFRDYARTPPAVLQSLQLNSLVAEVLHLYGIDDPAVHEHPVIHPTLGSALPEIKGDPTQLRQVIHNLLQNAQDAAAENVAAGRAAPHITLHTETVEYKDSAGENRQAVKLTIADNGPGFAPRILSRAFEPYVTTKAKGTGLGLAMVKKIIDEHGARIELRNRMEGAEIVGAQISILFVKLA, via the coding sequence ATGAGCAACCCGTTGTGGGACAGCCGGTTCCGGCGCGTGCTGTACCGCGTCGTGGCCGGCATCATCGTGTTCCTGGCGCTGGTGCTGGTGGGCCTGCTGGCCGGCGCCTCGGCCAATACCGAATTCTTCGATCGCTATTTCACGCTGCTGTTCAAGGTGAACCTGGTGATCGGCGCGCTGCTGGTGCTGACCGTCGGCGCGCTCGCGGTCACGCTGTGGCTGCGCTATCGCCGCGGCAAGTTCGGCACGCGGCTGATGACCAAGCTCGCGGTGTTCTTCGGCGTGGTCGGCGTGCTGCCCGGCGTGCTGATCTACCTGGTGTCGCTGCAGTTTGTCTCGCGCAGCATCGAGTCCTGGTTCGACGTGCGCGTGGAAACCGCGCTCGAGGCCGGCCTGAACCTGGGGCGCTCCACCATCGACAGCTCGCTGGCCGACCTGCAGGTCAAGGCGCGGCTGATGTCCGAGCAGCTGGCCGGCGCCTCCGGCGTGGCCACCTCGCTGCAGCTGAACCGGCTGCGCGAGCAGTACGGCGTGCAGGAAGCCGCCATCTTCACCGGCAGCGGCCGCGTGCTGGCAAGCGCTTCCAGCAACTATGCCTCGCTGGTGCCGGACCTGCCTTCCGGCGTGCTGGCGGAACAGGCGCGGCTGGCCGGCGGCTATGCCGCAGTGGAGGGCGGCACCGATCCTTCGAGCGATGTCGGCCAGGCTGCCGAGCGCGTCGACAGCAGCCACCTGTACCGCCTGCGCGTGATCATTCCGCTGGGTGCGGCGCCGGGACCCGCGCAGGATTCGGTCGGCGCCGCTAGCGCACCGCGTGCGCTGTCGCGCTCGCCGCGCTGGGCCGGCTCGGGCCTGTCGGTGGAGCGCAGCCCGGAAGATTCGCCGTCGAGCGGCTTCGGCCTGGTCGGCGAAACCGTGCGCGAAGAGCGCTACCTGCAGGTGCTGCACCCGGTGCCGGCGGTGCTCGCGCGCAATGCCGACGAGGTCCAGCGCGCGTACCAGGAATACCAGGAGAAGGCGCTGGGCCGCACCGGCCTGCGCAAGATGTATATCGGCACGCTGACGCTGACGCTGTTCCTGGCGGTGTTCATCGCGGTGATGCTGGCGCTGCTGCTCGGCGGCCAGCTGGCGCGGCCGCTGCTGATGCTGCTGCAGGGAACCAAGGAAGTCGCAGAGGGCGATCTGTCGCCCAAGCGCGAGCTGAAGAGCCGCGACGAGCTCGGCATGCTGACGCAGCAGTTCAACCAGATGACGCGCCAGCTGGCCGAGGCGCGCCTGGCGGTCGAAGAAAACCGCGCCGCGTTGGAGCAGTCGAAGGCCTACCTCGAAAGCGTGCTGCAGAACCTCACCGCGGGCGTGCTGGTGTTCGACCGCCGCTTCGTACTGATCACCGCCAACCCCGGCGCCGAACGCATCTTCCGCCAGCCCTTCGGCGCGGTGATGGGCCTGCCGATGGAGCAGATCCCGGGCATGGGCACGTTCGGCGAGATCGTGCGCCAGGCCTTCTCGGACCAGAACACCAGCGAGGTGCTGGGCGGCGCCGAGCACTGGCAGAAGCAGATCGAATTGCCGCAGGGCGAGGAGCAGCCGCTGACGCTGCTGGTGCGCGGCGCGCGCCTGCCCGGCGGCGAGCGTGACGAGCCCGGCTATGTGATCGTCTTCGACGATATTTCCGATGTGATTTCCGCTCAACGCTCGGTGGCGTGGGGCGAAGTGGCACGGCGCCTCGCGCACGAGATCAAGAACCCGCTCACGCCGATCCAGCTCTCGGCCGAGCGCCTGCAGATGAAGCTCTCGCCCAAGCTCGAGGGCACCGATGCCGACGTGCTCAAGCGCGGCGCCGCCACCATCGTCAACCAGGTGGCCGCGATGAAGCGCATGGTCGATGATTTCCGCGACTACGCGCGCACGCCGCCGGCGGTGCTGCAATCACTGCAGCTCAACAGCCTGGTGGCCGAGGTGCTGCACTTGTACGGCATCGACGATCCGGCGGTGCACGAGCACCCGGTGATCCATCCGACGCTGGGCAGTGCGCTGCCCGAGATCAAGGGCGACCCGACGCAGCTGCGCCAGGTCATCCACAACCTGCTGCAGAACGCGCAGGACGCGGCCGCGGAGAACGTCGCGGCCGGTAGGGCCGCGCCCCATATCACTCTGCACACCGAGACTGTAGAATACAAAGATTCTGCCGGCGAGAACCGGCAGGCCGTCAAGCTCACCATTGCGGACAATGGTCCCGGTTTTGCACCACGCATCCTGAGCCGTGCGTTCGAGCCTTATGTGACCACCAAAGCCAAGGGCACAGGTCTCGGGCTCGCGATGGTAAAGAAGATCATTGACGAACACGGCGCGCGCATCGAACTGCGCAATCGCATGGAAGGTGCCGAGATCGTCGGTGCGCAGATCTCGATCCTGTTCGTTAAACTGGCATAG
- a CDS encoding DUF4390 domain-containing protein produces MPSTPRLSGFRVEVDLRRRVLARWALALLLALAAALWLPRAAQAQVIEATEARIEYQDGGFELAASFDFDLPPALEDALHKGISLYFAVDFQLSRSRWYWFDDKPVNTTRSVRLSYQPLTRQYRISTGGLQLPFTRLKSALQFIQRVRGWRVFERNAVKPGETYNAEVRMRLDLSQLPKPFQINAVNTRDWNLASDWRRFTYTVPTDLSTPPAPPAPPPQPPAAPPALPASPAAPALPASPTMPAPAPSPASLPAAANERGLMEGRGLYLQAASFALSPAMLAQPAPGQP; encoded by the coding sequence ATGCCGAGCACGCCGCGCCTGTCAGGCTTTCGCGTTGAAGTGGACCTCCGCCGCAGAGTGCTGGCGCGCTGGGCCCTAGCGCTGCTGCTGGCGCTGGCCGCCGCGCTGTGGCTGCCGCGCGCCGCACAGGCGCAGGTCATCGAGGCCACCGAGGCCCGCATCGAATACCAGGACGGCGGCTTCGAGCTTGCCGCCAGCTTCGACTTCGACCTGCCGCCCGCGCTCGAGGACGCGCTGCACAAGGGCATCTCGCTGTATTTCGCGGTCGACTTCCAGCTGTCGCGCTCGCGCTGGTACTGGTTCGACGACAAGCCGGTCAACACCACCCGCAGCGTGCGGCTGTCGTACCAGCCGCTGACGCGCCAGTACCGCATCTCCACCGGCGGCCTGCAACTGCCGTTCACGCGGCTGAAGAGCGCGCTGCAGTTTATCCAGCGCGTGCGCGGCTGGCGCGTGTTCGAGCGCAACGCGGTCAAGCCCGGCGAGACCTACAACGCCGAAGTGCGCATGCGGCTGGACCTGTCGCAATTGCCCAAACCGTTCCAGATCAATGCCGTCAACACGCGCGACTGGAACCTGGCGTCCGACTGGCGGCGCTTCACCTACACCGTGCCGACCGACCTCAGCACGCCGCCCGCGCCGCCCGCGCCGCCGCCGCAACCGCCGGCAGCGCCACCCGCATTGCCTGCATCTCCCGCCGCGCCCGCACTGCCTGCCTCTCCGACCATGCCCGCGCCCGCACCGTCTCCGGCCTCGCTGCCTGCCGCGGCCAATGAGCGCGGCCTGATGGAAGGACGCGGCCTGTATCTGCAGGCCGCTTCGTTCGCGCTGTCGCCGGCGATGCTGGCGCAGCCCGCGCCGGGCCAGCCATGA
- the rsmB gene encoding 16S rRNA (cytosine(967)-C(5))-methyltransferase RsmB, translating to MRLPPDSLAFQMLGAAAAVRAVSEGTALPQAIEDAAAQLKLDRVRDAATRGALQDIAYRTMRQFGTARALVTKLVTRPPGAQVDSLLAVALALLLEHGPGPRERHDGADPARHDADAGRPGYSTFTVVDQAVSAAASEPKTAHARGLVNAVLRRFLRERKALLAEVNRDEQARWNLPPWWLRMLREAYPDQWMALAASANVRPPMTVRVNTARVSVQQYRTDLANAGLAGHVVGPQAVRLVRAVPVNQLPGFAEGAVSVQDAGAQLAAPLLEVADGMRVLDACAAPGGKTGHLLELADIEVTAVESDPQRATRIGENLARLGKSAKIVVGDASRPADWWDGQPFDRILADVPCSASGIVRRHPDIRWLRRETDIAKLITEQRRIVSQLWPLLKPGGILVYVTCSIFPTEGEEQARWFGEQLADAIRLQAPGQLLPGTHATLAAGADGDKATLDSTVRTDGTSLPSDHDGFFYARFQKRA from the coding sequence ATGCGCCTGCCTCCCGATTCGCTTGCCTTCCAGATGCTTGGTGCCGCAGCCGCGGTGCGCGCCGTCAGCGAAGGCACGGCCTTGCCCCAGGCGATCGAAGACGCCGCCGCGCAGCTGAAGCTGGATCGCGTGCGCGATGCCGCCACGCGCGGCGCGCTGCAGGACATCGCCTACCGCACCATGCGCCAGTTCGGCACCGCGCGCGCGCTGGTGACCAAGCTGGTGACGCGGCCGCCCGGCGCGCAGGTCGATTCGCTGCTGGCGGTGGCGCTGGCACTGTTGCTGGAACACGGGCCGGGCCCGCGCGAGCGGCACGACGGCGCCGACCCGGCACGCCATGATGCCGACGCCGGCCGTCCGGGCTACAGCACCTTCACGGTGGTCGACCAGGCCGTCAGCGCGGCCGCTTCCGAACCCAAGACTGCGCATGCGCGCGGACTGGTCAACGCGGTGCTGCGCCGTTTCCTGCGCGAGCGCAAGGCGCTGCTGGCCGAGGTCAACCGCGACGAGCAGGCGCGCTGGAACCTGCCGCCGTGGTGGCTGCGCATGCTGCGCGAGGCCTACCCCGACCAATGGATGGCGCTGGCCGCCAGCGCCAATGTGCGCCCGCCGATGACGGTACGCGTCAACACCGCGCGCGTGTCGGTGCAGCAGTACCGCACCGACCTCGCCAACGCCGGCCTGGCCGGGCACGTCGTCGGTCCGCAGGCGGTGCGCCTGGTGCGCGCGGTGCCGGTGAACCAGCTGCCCGGCTTTGCCGAAGGCGCGGTCTCGGTGCAGGACGCCGGCGCGCAACTGGCCGCGCCGCTGCTCGAGGTTGCCGACGGCATGCGCGTGCTCGATGCCTGCGCGGCGCCCGGCGGCAAGACCGGACATTTGCTGGAGCTGGCCGATATCGAAGTGACCGCGGTCGAAAGCGATCCGCAACGCGCGACACGCATTGGCGAGAACCTGGCGCGGCTGGGCAAGTCGGCAAAGATCGTGGTCGGCGATGCCAGCCGGCCAGCCGACTGGTGGGACGGACAGCCCTTCGACCGCATCCTCGCCGACGTGCCGTGCTCGGCCTCGGGCATCGTGCGGCGCCATCCCGATATCCGCTGGCTGCGCCGCGAAACCGATATCGCCAAGCTCATCACCGAGCAGCGCCGCATCGTCTCGCAGCTGTGGCCGCTGCTGAAGCCGGGCGGCATCCTGGTCTATGTCACCTGTTCTATTTTCCCAACGGAGGGCGAGGAGCAGGCGCGCTGGTTTGGTGAGCAACTGGCAGATGCGATACGATTGCAGGCGCCGGGACAGCTGCTGCCCGGCACCCATGCAACGCTTGCCGCGGGCGCGGACGGTGACAAGGCCACCCTTGACAGCACCGTTCGCACCGACGGTACCAGCCTGCCATCCGATCACGATGGCTTCTTCTACGCCCGCTTCCAGAAACGCGCCTGA
- the htpX gene encoding zinc metalloprotease HtpX, whose translation MFNWVKTFMLMAAITALFIVIGGMIGGRSGMMFALLIALGMNFFSYWFSDKMVLRMYNAQEVDAGSAPQFYGMVQDLAQRAGLPMPRVYLINEDAPNAFATGRNPEHAAVAATTGILRVLSERELRGVMAHELAHVRHRDILTSTIAATMAGAISALANMAMFFGGRDENGNRTNPIAGIAVAILAPLAASLIQMAISRAREFEADRGGAEISGDPQALASALDKIHRYAQGIPFQAAEEHPATAQMMIMNPLSGGGIANLFSTHPATEERIARLMQMAQTGTYPA comes from the coding sequence ATGTTCAACTGGGTCAAGACCTTCATGCTGATGGCGGCCATCACGGCGCTGTTCATCGTCATCGGCGGCATGATCGGCGGGCGCAGCGGCATGATGTTCGCGCTGCTGATCGCGCTGGGCATGAACTTCTTCTCCTACTGGTTCTCGGACAAGATGGTCCTGCGCATGTACAACGCGCAGGAAGTCGATGCCGGCAGCGCGCCGCAGTTCTACGGCATGGTGCAGGACCTGGCGCAGCGCGCCGGCCTGCCGATGCCGCGCGTCTACCTGATCAACGAAGACGCGCCCAACGCCTTTGCCACCGGCCGCAACCCCGAGCATGCCGCGGTCGCGGCCACCACCGGCATCCTGCGCGTGCTGTCCGAGCGCGAGCTGCGCGGCGTGATGGCGCACGAGCTGGCCCATGTGCGCCACCGCGACATCCTGACCTCGACCATCGCCGCCACCATGGCCGGCGCGATCTCGGCGCTGGCCAATATGGCGATGTTCTTCGGCGGGCGCGACGAGAACGGCAACCGCACCAACCCGATCGCCGGCATTGCGGTCGCGATCCTGGCGCCGCTGGCGGCCTCGCTGATCCAGATGGCGATCTCGCGCGCGCGCGAATTCGAAGCCGACCGCGGCGGCGCCGAGATCAGCGGCGACCCGCAGGCGCTGGCCAGCGCGCTGGACAAGATCCACCGCTACGCGCAGGGCATCCCGTTCCAGGCGGCCGAGGAACATCCGGCCACGGCGCAGATGATGATCATGAACCCGCTGTCCGGCGGCGGCATCGCCAACCTGTTCTCGACCCATCCGGCCACCGAGGAACGCATCGCGCGCCTGATGCAGATGGCCCAGACCGGCACCTACCCCGCCTGA
- the fmt gene encoding methionyl-tRNA formyltransferase, with product MSQASPLRVAFAGTPEFARVALEAIHAAGFPVVAVLTQPDRPAGRGMQLQTSPVKQFAVSHGLAPVLQPRSLRRQGKYPEEATAAIDTLAGLAPDVMVVAAYGLILPAEVLTLPRLGCLNIHGSLLPRWRGAAPIHRAIEAGDAETGITLMQMDEGLDTGDMLTREAVPIGADDTTGTLHDTLAALGARMIVDALRQLDAGRPLPATRQPEQGVTYAEKIAKDEAPLDLRRPAAELANQVRAFNPFPGATVQVGDTVIKCWQAVPLAAASSLPHPPGTVLAADAAGILIACGEGSALQVTELQKPGGRRQPAQQFLQGLPLPPGTRCVVPGNGAAAA from the coding sequence ATGTCCCAAGCCAGCCCCTTGCGTGTCGCCTTTGCCGGCACGCCCGAGTTTGCGCGCGTCGCGCTGGAAGCCATCCACGCCGCCGGCTTTCCGGTGGTCGCGGTGCTGACCCAGCCCGACCGGCCCGCCGGCCGCGGCATGCAGCTGCAGACCAGCCCGGTGAAGCAGTTCGCCGTCAGCCATGGCCTGGCGCCGGTGCTGCAGCCGCGTTCGCTGCGCCGCCAGGGCAAGTATCCCGAAGAAGCCACCGCCGCCATCGACACGCTGGCCGGCCTCGCGCCCGATGTCATGGTGGTAGCGGCCTACGGCCTGATCCTGCCGGCCGAGGTGCTGACGCTGCCGCGGCTGGGCTGCCTGAATATCCACGGCTCGCTACTGCCGCGCTGGCGCGGCGCCGCGCCGATCCACCGCGCCATCGAGGCGGGCGACGCCGAGACCGGCATCACGCTGATGCAGATGGACGAGGGCCTGGACACCGGCGACATGCTCACGCGCGAGGCAGTGCCGATCGGCGCGGACGACACCACCGGCACGCTGCACGATACCCTGGCCGCGCTCGGCGCGCGCATGATCGTCGACGCGCTGCGGCAGCTGGATGCCGGCCGGCCGCTGCCGGCCACGCGGCAACCGGAGCAGGGCGTCACCTACGCCGAGAAGATCGCCAAGGACGAAGCGCCGCTGGACCTGCGCCGCCCGGCCGCCGAGCTCGCCAACCAGGTGCGCGCCTTCAACCCGTTCCCGGGCGCCACCGTGCAGGTGGGCGACACCGTGATCAAGTGCTGGCAGGCGGTGCCGCTGGCGGCGGCCAGCAGCCTGCCGCATCCGCCCGGCACGGTGCTGGCGGCCGATGCCGCCGGCATCCTGATCGCGTGCGGCGAGGGCAGCGCGCTGCAGGTCACCGAGCTGCAGAAGCCGGGCGGCCGTCGCCAGCCGGCGCAGCAGTTCCTGCAAGGCCTGCCGCTGCCGCCCGGCACGCGCTGCGTGGTGCCCGGCAACGGCGCTGCGGCAGCCTGA
- the def gene encoding peptide deformylase — translation MAKLDILTYPDPRLHTVAKPVAAVDDRIRQLVKDMAETMYEAPGIGLAATQVNVHEQVVVIDVSETRDQLQVFINPEIVWASDNRKVWEEGCLSVPEVYDRVERPDRVRVRALNEKGESFELDADDLLAVCIQHEIDHLRGKVFVEYLSPLKLNRIKSKLQKRERTRM, via the coding sequence ATGGCAAAACTCGACATCCTGACCTACCCCGATCCCCGCCTGCACACCGTCGCCAAACCCGTGGCCGCGGTGGACGACCGCATCCGCCAGCTGGTCAAGGACATGGCGGAAACCATGTACGAAGCGCCCGGCATCGGCCTGGCCGCGACCCAGGTCAACGTGCACGAGCAGGTGGTGGTGATCGACGTCTCGGAAACGCGCGACCAGCTCCAGGTCTTCATCAACCCGGAGATCGTCTGGGCCAGCGACAACCGCAAGGTGTGGGAAGAGGGCTGCCTGTCGGTGCCCGAGGTCTATGACCGGGTCGAGCGCCCCGACCGCGTGCGCGTGCGCGCGCTCAACGAGAAGGGCGAGAGCTTCGAGCTCGATGCCGACGACCTGCTGGCGGTCTGCATCCAGCACGAGATCGATCACCTGCGCGGCAAGGTCTTCGTCGAGTACCTGTCGCCGCTCAAGCTCAACCGTATCAAGAGCAAGCTGCAGAAGCGCGAACGCACCCGCATGTAA
- a CDS encoding LysM peptidoglycan-binding domain-containing protein produces the protein MRDLTKEHQAASGRRLHAFIPRFLAYPLLSAAASAAAFTAALPALAADLTVTAAQQAEAERTYRHGIPVADLAANAPSQYTVRAGDTLWGISGRFLRQPWRWPELWGMNRQQIRNPHLIYPGQILYLIQRDGRAWLSTTPGGGDTVRLSPQMRSGAADGAAILSIPAADIEPFLIRPLVVDQGTLDTSARIVAVSESRVILGRDDTGYARGIPADAPQGSDWQAYRPLTPVRDPVTQAVLGYEAEYEGNVRLARGAQGPDAVSTLQVTLARQEMGVGTLLMPQPAREALRYVPHAPDAQLDGRVAKVYGGVEFGGARQVVVLNLGSQAGVEPGHVLALSRTGETVTDKTDSNRAIRLPDERYGLAFVFRVFPGVSYALVTDASNVIAVGDRATSPR, from the coding sequence ATGCGCGATCTTACCAAAGAACACCAGGCGGCGTCGGGCCGCAGGCTGCACGCGTTCATCCCCAGATTTCTTGCTTATCCGTTACTGAGTGCCGCGGCGAGTGCCGCGGCCTTCACCGCCGCGTTGCCGGCACTGGCGGCCGACCTGACGGTCACGGCGGCCCAGCAGGCCGAAGCCGAGCGTACCTACCGGCACGGAATTCCCGTGGCCGACCTTGCCGCCAACGCGCCATCGCAATACACGGTGCGCGCCGGCGACACGCTGTGGGGCATCTCGGGCCGCTTCCTGCGCCAGCCGTGGCGCTGGCCCGAGCTGTGGGGCATGAACCGGCAGCAGATCCGCAATCCGCACCTGATCTATCCGGGCCAGATCCTGTATCTGATCCAGCGCGACGGGCGAGCCTGGCTGTCGACCACGCCGGGCGGCGGCGACACCGTGCGCCTGTCGCCGCAGATGCGCAGCGGCGCCGCCGACGGCGCCGCCATCCTGAGCATCCCGGCTGCCGATATCGAACCCTTCCTGATCCGTCCGCTGGTGGTCGACCAGGGCACGCTCGACACCTCGGCGCGCATCGTGGCGGTGTCGGAATCGCGCGTCATCCTGGGCCGCGACGACACCGGCTACGCACGCGGCATCCCCGCGGACGCGCCGCAGGGCAGCGACTGGCAGGCCTACCGCCCGCTTACCCCGGTGCGCGATCCGGTGACCCAGGCCGTGCTCGGCTACGAAGCCGAATATGAAGGCAATGTGCGGCTGGCGCGCGGCGCGCAGGGTCCGGACGCGGTCTCGACCCTGCAGGTCACGCTGGCCAGGCAGGAGATGGGCGTCGGCACGCTGCTGATGCCGCAGCCCGCGCGCGAAGCCTTGCGCTACGTGCCGCACGCGCCCGATGCGCAACTCGACGGCCGCGTCGCCAAGGTCTACGGCGGGGTCGAGTTCGGTGGCGCCAGGCAGGTGGTGGTGCTCAACCTCGGCAGCCAGGCGGGGGTAGAGCCGGGCCACGTGCTGGCCCTGTCGCGCACCGGCGAAACCGTGACCGACAAGACCGACAGCAACCGCGCCATCCGGCTGCCGGACGAGCGCTACGGGCTGGCCTTTGTCTTCCGCGTGTTTCCCGGCGTCTCGTATGCGCTGGTTACCGATGCCTCCAACGTGATCGCGGTCGGCGACCGCGCCACCTCGCCGCGCTGA